One Tamlana carrageenivorans genomic region harbors:
- a CDS encoding acetyl-CoA C-acyltransferase: protein MIHEVVIVSAARTPIGSFMGALSCVPAPKLGAVAISGALKKINLKPELIDEVFMGHVIQAGAGQAPARQAAIYAGIPNTVPCTTVNKVCASGMKAVMQGAQSIALGDAKIVVAGGMENMSLIPHYLYSRTGTKFGPTTLVDGMQKDGLVDAYDQNAMGVCADACAITHKFSRADQDAYALQSYKRSTEAWETGKFDNEVVPVEVPQRRGEPIIVSKDEEFSNVNFEKIPQLRPAFTKDGTVTAANASTINDGAGAVILMSKTKADALGLKPLATIKGYADAAQEPERFTTAPAKALPKALDKAGISLEDVDFFEFNEAFSVVGLANIKLLGLSDKNVNVNGGAVSLGHPLGCSGVRIIITLLNILEQNNAKIGAAAICNGGGGASAIVIERN, encoded by the coding sequence ATGATTCACGAAGTCGTTATAGTCTCTGCTGCCAGAACCCCTATTGGGAGTTTTATGGGGGCTTTGTCCTGTGTTCCGGCTCCTAAACTAGGGGCTGTTGCTATTTCTGGAGCTTTAAAGAAAATTAATTTAAAACCCGAATTGATTGATGAAGTTTTCATGGGCCATGTCATTCAAGCAGGTGCTGGTCAAGCTCCAGCACGACAAGCCGCCATATATGCAGGTATTCCTAACACAGTTCCTTGTACAACCGTAAATAAGGTTTGTGCTTCTGGAATGAAAGCAGTGATGCAAGGCGCACAATCCATCGCCCTTGGTGATGCTAAAATTGTTGTCGCTGGTGGTATGGAAAATATGAGTTTAATACCTCATTATTTATATTCAAGAACAGGGACAAAATTTGGCCCTACCACACTTGTAGATGGTATGCAAAAAGATGGTTTAGTGGATGCTTACGATCAAAATGCTATGGGTGTTTGCGCTGATGCTTGTGCTATTACACATAAATTTAGTCGTGCCGATCAAGATGCTTATGCGCTACAATCTTATAAGCGATCAACTGAGGCTTGGGAAACAGGGAAATTTGATAATGAAGTCGTACCTGTTGAAGTCCCTCAACGACGAGGAGAACCGATTATTGTTTCTAAAGACGAGGAATTTTCTAATGTGAATTTTGAAAAAATACCTCAACTCCGCCCGGCTTTTACAAAAGACGGAACGGTTACCGCTGCTAATGCCTCCACCATTAATGATGGCGCCGGCGCAGTCATTTTAATGAGTAAAACTAAGGCAGATGCCTTAGGCTTAAAACCATTAGCAACTATAAAAGGGTATGCCGATGCTGCACAAGAGCCAGAAAGGTTTACTACAGCTCCAGCAAAGGCCCTTCCTAAAGCTTTAGATAAAGCAGGCATTTCGCTTGAAGACGTCGATTTCTTCGAATTTAACGAAGCTTTTTCGGTTGTTGGATTAGCCAACATAAAATTGCTAGGTCTTTCAGATAAAAATGTAAATGTAAACGGTGGTGCCGTATCGTTAGGACATCCACTAGGGTGTTCTGGGGTTAGAATCATCATTACACTACTTAACATATTAGAACAGAATAATGCAAAAATTGGTGCAGCAGCTATTTGTAATGGTGGTGGTGGTGCATCGGCAATTGTTATAGAACGAAATTAA
- a CDS encoding C40 family peptidase, protein MQYGICNLSIVPLRNEPADPSELVSQVLYGEIFKIIEQRKKWSKIRLAFDKYEGWIDNKQYLEISEDHYKTLNQQPIKLSTDLVEFIEDENQQIFPISIGSSLNGLTLLNHFYDGNFVEHQIEKSNIIKTAFLYLNTPYLWGGKTPFGIDCSGFTQMIYKLNGYKLLRDASQQATQGEALSFIEESEPGDLAFFDNSEGAIIHVGIIMENNYIIHAHGKVRIDRLDHSGIYNVDKNTHTHKLRVIKKII, encoded by the coding sequence ATGCAATACGGAATTTGTAATTTAAGCATTGTTCCTCTACGAAATGAGCCTGCAGACCCTAGCGAATTAGTTTCGCAAGTGCTTTATGGTGAAATTTTTAAAATTATTGAACAACGCAAAAAATGGAGTAAAATAAGACTGGCTTTTGATAAATATGAGGGTTGGATAGACAACAAACAATATCTTGAAATTTCGGAAGATCACTATAAGACATTAAATCAACAACCTATTAAACTTTCCACCGATTTGGTAGAGTTTATTGAAGATGAAAACCAGCAAATATTCCCCATTTCAATTGGCTCAAGCTTAAACGGTCTTACACTATTAAACCATTTTTACGATGGCAATTTTGTTGAACATCAAATTGAAAAATCTAACATCATTAAAACCGCGTTTCTTTACCTGAATACACCATATTTATGGGGAGGAAAAACACCTTTTGGTATTGATTGTTCCGGTTTTACACAGATGATTTACAAGCTAAATGGTTACAAATTACTACGTGATGCCTCACAACAGGCTACACAAGGTGAAGCGCTGAGTTTTATTGAAGAAAGCGAACCAGGTGATTTGGCTTTTTTCGATAACAGTGAAGGCGCTATAATACATGTCGGCATCATCATGGAAAATAACTACATTATTCATGCTCATGGCAAAGTGCGCATTGATCGTTTAGATCATTCTGGCATTTATAACGTCGATAAGAATACACATACTCACAAACTACGAGTTATTAAAAAAATCATATAA
- a CDS encoding tetratricopeptide repeat protein — protein sequence MKPLKFFLLSILTLLQVQNLFSQTPAERDSFYQKADRLKYEKPDSAAVYFQKSIDFQLKEKDTLAAINSLKDLSFLYAHNVNYGKSYDGYWNALLLADKSKDSVSIASIYNQLGWLYSYYKRDDEALKYFNKSIAIDKTLRLDPVDYNTNLRSDYFSIAVFYRNNEEFDLARKYLDSSNVYHSKLTDNPPYFATSELGYIMCKEGSCKEGIDMLKESEAYFKRVDPSYLTIIYYLFGEVYRDLNDFELSESYFKKSLKLGEKYHTHSNYAPRNYQSLSELYQANHKYKEAYQALLHANELNNNIFGGRSKNNQHLLEIKDDFRVEKQKQDVLLKEKRLAELEHEDKIWLLKTILLVVVVLFISMFAVLFVRNLRIKHQSEKQYIKKQQEIERKRQNDILELKNKQLASSALQLIEKDEFLESINSKLSKQNNQIDTTVIKRMVKSIQGNTASNWKEFEARFTNINQSFYANIIEKFPKLSQTDQKLCALIKLNFSSKEMASILGISVESVHTSRYRLRKKLGLERNDNLSDFINEF from the coding sequence ATGAAGCCCTTAAAATTTTTCCTACTATCTATTTTAACGCTTTTACAAGTTCAGAATTTGTTCAGTCAAACCCCAGCTGAACGCGATTCGTTTTACCAAAAAGCAGACAGGTTAAAATACGAGAAACCAGATAGCGCTGCTGTTTATTTTCAAAAAAGTATAGATTTTCAACTGAAGGAGAAAGACACCTTAGCAGCCATAAACAGTTTAAAAGATTTATCCTTTTTATATGCCCACAACGTTAACTACGGAAAATCTTATGATGGGTACTGGAATGCCCTTCTTTTGGCCGACAAATCTAAAGATTCCGTATCTATAGCAAGTATCTACAACCAACTAGGCTGGCTTTATAGCTATTATAAAAGAGATGACGAGGCTTTAAAGTACTTCAACAAATCTATTGCTATTGATAAAACATTACGACTCGATCCGGTAGATTACAATACAAATTTAAGAAGCGATTATTTTTCTATTGCTGTTTTCTACAGAAATAATGAGGAATTTGATCTGGCAAGAAAATATCTAGATAGTAGTAACGTATACCATAGCAAATTAACCGATAACCCGCCATATTTTGCTACTTCCGAGCTTGGATACATTATGTGTAAAGAAGGTAGCTGTAAGGAAGGTATTGATATGTTGAAAGAATCTGAGGCCTATTTCAAAAGAGTTGACCCCTCCTACCTTACCATAATTTACTATTTATTTGGTGAAGTGTATCGCGATTTAAATGATTTTGAATTGAGCGAAAGTTATTTTAAAAAATCACTAAAGCTCGGTGAAAAATATCATACTCATAGTAATTATGCCCCAAGAAACTACCAATCTTTATCGGAATTATATCAAGCAAATCATAAATACAAAGAAGCCTACCAAGCGCTTCTACATGCCAATGAGTTAAACAACAATATTTTTGGTGGTCGTAGTAAAAACAACCAGCACTTATTAGAGATTAAAGATGATTTTAGGGTTGAAAAACAAAAACAAGACGTCTTATTAAAAGAAAAACGCCTAGCTGAATTAGAGCATGAAGACAAAATCTGGTTACTAAAAACAATTCTTTTAGTAGTTGTTGTATTATTCATTTCGATGTTTGCCGTACTTTTCGTAAGAAACTTAAGAATAAAGCATCAATCGGAAAAACAATACATCAAAAAGCAACAAGAAATCGAGCGTAAAAGACAAAATGATATTCTAGAGTTAAAAAACAAGCAATTGGCGTCTTCAGCTTTACAACTTATTGAAAAGGATGAGTTTTTAGAGTCCATAAACTCTAAATTATCCAAACAGAATAACCAAATTGATACCACGGTTATAAAACGTATGGTAAAAAGCATTCAAGGTAATACGGCTAGTAACTGGAAGGAATTTGAAGCTAGGTTTACAAATATAAACCAAAGCTTTTATGCCAACATCATTGAAAAATTCCCTAAACTAAGTCAGACCGATCAAAAGTTATGCGCTTTAATTAAGCTGAATTTCTCAAGTAAAGAAATGGCATCCATTTTAGGAATAAGTGTAGAAAGCGTCCACACATCACGTTACAGACTAAGAAAAAAATTAGGCTTAGAACGCAATGATAATTTATCCGATTTTATTAATGAATTTTAA
- a CDS encoding tetratricopeptide repeat protein, with translation MKKQGIIALAISISAFSFAQKKELKTAEKAIKSSNYSEAKTALGQAESLMSAMDDKLKAKYYYLNAEALYANGKGSMKDIDSAIESLSKVEGSYVKESDDLKQKMVNSLLKTGNTAYEGKDYSKASKYFEKTYRLSTKDTVYLYYAATMSVSVPEYDRALVLYEELKDLGYTGIAKEYYATNVESGKEEILDKTTRDLYVKSKTHIKPGERTTESKKPEIVKNIALIYVSKGDNEKAIAAMKDARAESPNDVNLILSEANVHYKMGNTEEFKKLLEQAVAMDPKNPELQYNLGVIAAETNHPEEARKYYQKALELDPNYINAYINLSALILAEEKPIIEEMNGLGSSKKDDLRYDELRGKRQNLYKDAVPYLSKALEIDPNNINAAKTLMNIYSILGETQKSKAMKEKVEALEAAGM, from the coding sequence ATGAAGAAACAAGGTATTATAGCTTTGGCGATTTCGATTAGTGCTTTTTCTTTCGCACAAAAGAAGGAATTGAAAACAGCTGAAAAAGCTATTAAATCAAGTAATTATTCTGAGGCTAAGACGGCTTTAGGACAAGCAGAATCTTTAATGTCTGCTATGGATGATAAACTTAAAGCTAAATATTATTATTTAAATGCAGAGGCACTTTATGCAAATGGTAAAGGTTCTATGAAGGACATCGATTCTGCTATTGAAAGTTTATCTAAAGTTGAAGGTAGCTATGTTAAGGAATCTGATGACTTGAAACAGAAAATGGTGAATAGCTTACTTAAAACTGGTAACACAGCTTATGAAGGTAAAGATTATTCAAAAGCCTCTAAATATTTCGAAAAAACATACAGGTTGAGCACTAAAGATACCGTATATCTTTATTATGCAGCAACCATGTCTGTAAGTGTTCCTGAATATGATAGAGCCTTAGTTTTATATGAAGAGCTAAAGGATTTAGGATATACAGGTATTGCTAAAGAATATTATGCCACTAATGTGGAATCTGGTAAAGAGGAAATTTTAGATAAAACAACTAGAGACTTATACGTAAAATCTAAAACGCATATTAAGCCAGGTGAGCGTACTACAGAATCGAAAAAGCCTGAAATAGTAAAAAACATTGCACTTATTTACGTAAGCAAAGGTGATAATGAAAAAGCTATTGCAGCTATGAAAGATGCTAGGGCGGAAAGCCCTAATGATGTAAATTTAATTTTATCTGAAGCTAACGTTCATTATAAAATGGGTAATACTGAAGAATTCAAGAAATTGTTGGAACAAGCGGTAGCCATGGATCCTAAAAATCCTGAATTACAGTACAATTTAGGTGTGATTGCCGCTGAAACTAATCACCCAGAAGAAGCTAGAAAATACTACCAAAAAGCTTTAGAATTAGATCCTAACTATATTAATGCCTACATCAATTTATCGGCGTTAATTTTAGCCGAAGAAAAGCCAATTATTGAAGAAATGAATGGTTTAGGGAGTTCTAAAAAAGATGATTTACGTTACGATGAATTAAGAGGAAAGCGTCAAAACTTATATAAAGACGCCGTTCCTTACCTATCTAAAGCATTAGAGATTGATCCTAATAACATCAATGCAGCTAAAACGTTAATGAACATCTACAGTATCCTTGGCGAAACACAAAAGTCTAAGGCTATGAAAGAAAAAGTTGAAGCTCTTGAAGCTGCAGGTATGTAA
- the gyrA gene encoding DNA gyrase subunit A, with translation MAEGEKLIPINIEDEMKSAYIDYSMSVIVSRALPDVRDGLKPVHRRVLYGMHELGVRANSAHKKSARIVGEVLGKYHPHGDSSVYDAMVRMAQEWSLRYMLVDGQGNFGSIDGDSPAAMRYTEARMRKISEEMLADIEKETVDHMLNFDDTLQEPTVLPTRIPGLLVNGASGIAVGMATNMPPHNLTEVVNGTIAYIENNDIEIEELIQHVKAPDFPTGGTIYGYDGVKEAFLTGRGRIVIRAKANIEEVNGRECIIVEEIPYQVNKADMIKKTADLVNEKKLEGIATIRDESDRNGMRIVYVLKRDAIPNIVLNKLFKYTALQSSFSVNNIALVNGRPQLLNLKELIHYFVEHRHEVVVRRTTYELRKAEERAHILEGLIIASDNIDEVIKIIRASSNADEARTNLIERFKLSEIQAKAIVEMRLRQLTGLEQDKLRAEYEEIMITIEDLKDILANKERRMNIIKEELEVIKDKYGDERRSTIEYAGGDLSIEDMIPDEQVVITISHAGYVKRTSLSEYKTQNRGGVGQKASTTRNEDFLEHLFVGTNHQYMLFFTQKGKCFWMRVYEIPEGSKTSKGRAIQNLINIEQDDKVMAFICTQDLKDEAYINSHYVIMATKNGQVKKTSLEQYSRPRTNGINAITIKDNDELLEAKLTTGNSQVMLALKSGKAIRFEEAKTRPMGRGASGVRGITLAHDKDEVIGMVTIENSQEESVLVVSENGYGKRTYIDDPEDGEPVYRITNRGGKGVKTISITEKTGDLVAIKSVTDNDDLMIINKSGIAIRMVVANLRVMGRATQGVKLINLKGNDSIAAVAKVVHEEEDVEVDGVEAPENTNSNEDEGNLDNN, from the coding sequence ATGGCAGAAGGAGAGAAATTGATCCCTATTAATATTGAGGATGAGATGAAATCGGCCTACATCGATTATTCGATGTCAGTCATTGTGTCTCGTGCTTTACCAGATGTAAGAGATGGTTTAAAACCAGTTCATAGACGTGTACTTTACGGTATGCACGAACTGGGAGTTAGAGCAAATTCAGCACATAAAAAATCCGCAAGAATAGTTGGAGAAGTTTTAGGTAAGTATCACCCACACGGTGATTCATCAGTGTACGATGCAATGGTGCGTATGGCTCAAGAATGGAGTTTGCGTTATATGCTTGTAGACGGACAAGGGAATTTTGGTTCTATTGATGGCGATAGTCCTGCAGCGATGCGTTATACGGAAGCTCGTATGCGTAAGATTTCAGAAGAAATGTTGGCAGATATTGAAAAGGAAACCGTAGATCACATGTTGAATTTTGATGATACGCTTCAAGAACCAACAGTTTTACCTACAAGAATCCCAGGTCTTTTAGTAAATGGTGCATCAGGAATTGCTGTTGGTATGGCAACGAATATGCCACCGCACAATTTAACGGAAGTCGTTAACGGAACCATTGCCTATATTGAAAATAACGATATTGAAATTGAAGAACTCATTCAGCACGTTAAAGCACCAGACTTCCCTACAGGAGGAACAATCTATGGTTACGACGGTGTTAAAGAGGCTTTTTTAACTGGAAGAGGACGTATTGTTATACGTGCTAAAGCCAATATTGAAGAGGTTAACGGTCGCGAGTGTATCATTGTTGAGGAGATTCCTTACCAAGTGAATAAAGCAGATATGATTAAGAAAACTGCTGACTTGGTAAATGAGAAAAAACTTGAAGGCATCGCCACCATTAGAGATGAGTCTGATAGAAATGGAATGCGCATTGTTTACGTGTTAAAGCGTGATGCTATTCCAAATATCGTGTTAAATAAATTGTTTAAGTATACGGCGCTACAGTCTTCATTTAGTGTGAATAATATTGCACTTGTAAACGGAAGACCGCAGCTATTAAACTTAAAAGAGCTTATTCACTATTTCGTAGAGCACAGGCATGAAGTTGTTGTAAGAAGAACAACTTATGAATTACGCAAAGCGGAAGAACGCGCTCATATTTTAGAAGGATTAATTATTGCTTCAGATAATATTGATGAAGTGATTAAAATCATTAGAGCGTCATCAAATGCCGATGAAGCCCGTACCAACTTAATTGAACGTTTTAAACTTTCTGAAATTCAAGCAAAGGCCATTGTAGAAATGCGTCTGCGTCAATTAACAGGACTGGAGCAAGATAAATTACGTGCCGAATACGAGGAGATCATGATAACGATTGAAGACCTTAAAGATATTTTAGCTAATAAAGAGCGAAGAATGAATATCATTAAGGAAGAGTTAGAAGTGATTAAAGATAAGTATGGTGATGAGCGTCGTTCAACTATCGAATATGCTGGAGGTGATTTAAGTATTGAAGACATGATTCCAGATGAGCAGGTTGTGATAACTATTTCTCATGCGGGTTATGTTAAAAGAACGTCACTTTCGGAATATAAAACTCAAAACCGTGGAGGTGTGGGGCAAAAAGCTTCAACCACACGTAATGAGGATTTCTTAGAACATTTATTTGTGGGCACTAACCACCAATATATGTTATTCTTTACACAAAAAGGAAAATGTTTCTGGATGCGTGTTTACGAAATTCCAGAAGGTAGTAAAACATCTAAAGGTAGAGCGATTCAAAACCTGATTAATATTGAGCAAGATGATAAGGTTATGGCCTTTATCTGTACTCAAGATTTAAAGGATGAAGCCTATATCAATAGTCATTATGTGATTATGGCTACTAAAAATGGTCAGGTTAAAAAGACCTCTTTAGAGCAGTATTCACGTCCGAGAACAAACGGTATTAATGCCATCACTATAAAGGATAACGATGAATTATTAGAAGCTAAGTTAACCACTGGTAACAGTCAGGTTATGCTAGCTCTAAAATCAGGGAAAGCTATTCGTTTTGAAGAGGCTAAAACACGTCCTATGGGTCGTGGTGCTTCTGGTGTTCGTGGTATTACTTTAGCTCATGATAAAGATGAGGTTATCGGCATGGTCACTATTGAGAACTCTCAAGAAGAATCGGTATTGGTAGTTTCTGAAAACGGATACGGTAAGCGTACTTACATTGATGATCCGGAAGATGGAGAACCAGTATACAGAATCACCAACCGTGGTGGAAAAGGGGTTAAAACCATTTCTATCACCGAAAAAACAGGCGATTTAGTAGCTATTAAAAGTGTGACGGATAATGATGATTTAATGATTATCAATAAGTCGGGCATTGCCATAAGAATGGTTGTTGCTAACTTAAGAGTCATGGGAAGAGCTACTCAAGGTGTGAAATTAATTAACCTTAAAGGTAACGATTCTATTGCAGCTGTTGCTAAAGTGGTTCATGAAGAAGAAGATGTTGAAGTGGATGGGGTAGAAGCTCCTGAAAATACGAACTCTAATGAAGATGAAGGGAATCTTGACAATAATTAA
- a CDS encoding HD family phosphohydrolase produces the protein MKDFINRLYRNHSLIYKGLLFIFTTFLIVHLFPKSGKFKYNFEKGKPWQSENLYAPFDFAIRKTEAEISEEKRIIKENSILYFDLNDSIEKSVMDSYSQAFQTHLSDSLNHFQAQKLKKVGEDIISELYEYGVLDENYDFAYDQSIAILNGREKIQDGFYSNLISHNEVTPIINKVLNQNDLLEHKTAFVSLFFDLIQPNLTFNKGFTQKVLQDDLDGIVYIRGSVVKGTLIISKGEVIDVEKYQILKSLQLEYESQVWNEADYNWVLFAYTLLVALALLMLLLFLMKYRYEVFENNTKVTFIFFNISLIIFITTLVVNYNSKYIYIVPICILPLIFKAFFDARLGLFSHVLTVLLIGFIVPNSYEYMFLQIIAGIVTILTVSELYKRANLFISVGQITLIYIIAYFAFFVIHEGSVEDLKWETFIWFILCGLATLFVQPLIYAYEKLFGLVSDVSLLELSDTNSKLLKELANQAPGTFHHSLNVANLAESSANEIGANAMLVRVGALYHDIGKMKHPTYYTENQATGINPHDELSSKESARIIINHVINGIEIAKKHNLPDRVIDFIRTHHGTSVVYYFYMQEKKAYPDIEIDKAEFSYPGPKPFSKETAILMMCDSIEAASKSLKEPTSTKIEAFVENIINKQIEEGQFLNANITFKEIESIKKVLKHKLANIYHLRIEYPE, from the coding sequence ATGAAAGACTTCATTAATAGATTATATCGAAATCATTCTTTAATTTACAAAGGGTTATTATTTATTTTTACGACATTTTTAATTGTGCATTTATTTCCAAAAAGCGGAAAGTTTAAATACAATTTTGAAAAAGGAAAGCCTTGGCAGTCAGAGAATTTGTATGCGCCATTTGATTTTGCTATTCGAAAAACTGAAGCAGAAATCTCGGAAGAAAAAAGAATTATTAAGGAAAATTCTATTCTATATTTTGATTTAAACGACTCCATTGAGAAAAGCGTCATGGATTCATATTCACAGGCTTTTCAAACACATTTGTCCGATTCTTTAAATCATTTTCAGGCTCAAAAACTAAAAAAAGTAGGAGAGGATATTATTTCTGAACTCTATGAATATGGTGTTTTAGATGAAAATTATGATTTTGCCTATGATCAAAGTATAGCCATTTTAAATGGAAGAGAAAAAATACAAGATGGTTTTTATTCTAATTTAATTAGTCATAATGAAGTGACTCCCATTATTAATAAAGTACTTAATCAAAACGATTTATTGGAACATAAAACGGCGTTCGTTTCTTTATTTTTTGATTTAATTCAACCTAATTTAACCTTTAATAAAGGATTTACACAAAAAGTGCTTCAAGACGATTTGGATGGCATCGTTTACATTAGGGGGAGTGTGGTTAAAGGGACGCTAATAATTTCGAAAGGTGAGGTTATTGATGTTGAAAAGTATCAAATTTTAAAATCCTTACAATTAGAATATGAATCTCAAGTTTGGAATGAGGCCGATTATAATTGGGTATTGTTTGCCTATACCTTATTAGTGGCTTTGGCATTACTTATGTTGCTCTTGTTTTTAATGAAATACCGTTATGAAGTTTTTGAAAACAACACCAAAGTCACTTTTATATTTTTTAATATTTCTTTAATTATATTCATCACCACTTTAGTGGTTAATTATAATTCAAAATACATTTATATTGTTCCCATTTGTATTTTACCATTAATATTTAAAGCTTTTTTTGATGCCCGATTAGGTTTGTTTTCCCATGTACTCACAGTGCTTCTTATTGGTTTTATTGTTCCGAATAGCTACGAATATATGTTTCTTCAAATTATAGCAGGTATTGTTACGATTTTAACGGTTTCTGAGCTTTATAAGAGAGCAAATTTATTTATATCGGTAGGACAGATCACATTGATTTATATCATAGCCTATTTTGCATTTTTCGTGATTCATGAAGGCAGTGTAGAGGATTTGAAATGGGAAACCTTCATTTGGTTTATTTTATGCGGATTAGCAACCTTGTTTGTTCAACCCCTAATTTATGCCTACGAAAAGTTATTTGGTTTGGTATCGGATGTGTCACTTTTGGAATTGTCGGATACCAATTCAAAACTTCTTAAAGAATTAGCCAATCAAGCACCAGGTACTTTTCATCATTCGTTAAATGTGGCTAATCTGGCAGAATCATCAGCCAACGAAATTGGTGCCAATGCGATGTTGGTAAGGGTGGGAGCACTTTATCATGATATTGGTAAAATGAAACATCCTACGTATTACACCGAAAATCAGGCTACAGGTATAAATCCTCATGACGAATTATCTTCTAAAGAAAGTGCAAGGATTATTATCAATCATGTTATAAACGGCATAGAAATAGCAAAAAAACATAACCTGCCCGATCGTGTTATCGACTTCATTCGAACGCACCACGGTACCAGTGTGGTGTATTATTTTTATATGCAGGAGAAAAAAGCTTATCCAGATATAGAGATTGATAAAGCAGAATTTAGTTACCCTGGCCCCAAACCCTTTAGCAAGGAAACCGCTATTTTAATGATGTGCGATAGTATTGAGGCCGCTTCTAAAAGTTTAAAAGAGCCTACTTCTACTAAAATTGAAGCATTCGTTGAAAATATCATAAATAAGCAAATCGAGGAGGGGCAATTTTTAAATGCGAACATTACTTTTAAAGAAATAGAATCGATTAAAAAAGTGCTAAAACACAAGCTTGCAAACATTTACCATTTGCGAATAGAATACCCAGAATAA